The following nucleotide sequence is from bacterium.
GGCGGCGACGTCGTGGAAGCCGGTGATGCGGAAGGGGCCCTTGGCGGCGATAGGCATGCCCGAGTCCGCCCATTCACCCGCGATGAAGTCGTAGGCCTTGCCGGCGCTGTCCACGACCGAGGTCCAGTAGAGGTCGCTCGTCTTGTCGTAGAAGACGGTCAGATCGAAGGGGCCCTTGCCGGGGCAGACGTTCTCGTGGACCAGGTCCCAGGCCTCGCCGTTGAACACGTAGAGCTTGCCGTCGGGGGCCATGGTGGAGATGACGGGCTCGCCGTAGGTGGTGTCGTAGAAGGCGGCCAGGGCGTACTGGCCCTTGGTGCCGACGGGCTCCGCCACGCGGTCCCAGCCCTTGGTGGAGTGCCAGAGTGCGCCCTCGCCGTCCACCGCCAACACGCCCCAGGTGTCGGAGTCGGGGTCGTGGAAGGCGGCCAGATCGAAGGGGCCTTTGCCGGGGCAGGGCTCGCCGTCGGCGTCCCACTCGCCCGAGTCGAAGTTCAGGAAGTGGAGCTGGCCCTTCGAATCCAGGTGGTAGAGGAAGCCCAACTGGGCGACCGTATCGTAGAAGGCGGCGAGGTGGGGGCCTGCGACGGCCGCGGCGGTAACCTGATCCCCGTCGCCGGGAGTGACCTCGGCGGTCGTATCATCTCCCGCTTCTCCCTCCCCGGCGCCCTTCCCTTCGCAGCCGAGGATGAAGAGCGGCAGGACGAAGAGGGCGGCCAGGAGCATGTACAAGAGCTTGCGCATTTTTTCCTCACTTTTTTGAGTGGAACTCAGGCAACCTATCCACCGATTTTAGCCCAGCGGGGGAAAAAGGTCAAAACCGGTCGGTGAGTCGGGCGGCGACCCGTGGGATGGGCATGTCTATCCCCGTGGGAGGCCTGCAAGGCACGGGCGGGGGTGAGGGGTTGATGCGAGAGCGGCGGGGTTAGGAAACCCCGCCCTACGTTACATATCGGTCGTCAACCTCGTAGGGGCCGACCTTCAGGTCGGCCCGCGGGCGGGTCTAAAGACCCGCCCCTACGTCATCGCAACCGGGGGTGAGGGCTGCCTTAAAAAACGGCGGGGACTAAAGTCCCCGCCCTACATTTACGCGCGCACCTAGAACTGGGCCTTGAGGGCGCCCCAGGTCGTATTCTCGACCCCGGCGCCGTGCACCTTGAAGGACCAGATGATGTTCCGGTCGGTGGCGTTGCCGGCCGTGTCCGCGAGCCCGGCAGACACGGTACAGGTGATGGTGTCGGGCGGCAGCAGTTGGTCCGGGTCGAAGGTGCAGATGACGTCCAGGGGGTCGGCGTCGTTGATGGTGAGCGTTCCGGAGATCAGGGTGTTTGAACCGCCGGCGCGGAGGACCGCACCGCCCGCGGACGGCGAGGAGTCATGGCAGGTGAAGACGATGGTGGAGGTGTCCACCCCGGACATGTCGTCGGTCGCGTGGAAGGATATGTTGACGTCCGACGGCACTTCGGTCTGCCCGTGCGGCGGGGACTGGCCCGATACCTGGGGCGGAGTGGAGTCCAGCTCCTCGATGAGGGTGAAGGACCTGACGCTGTCGGCCATGCGGGTGTTTCCCAACAGGGACTCCTCGCAGCGCACGCTCCAGTACCAAATTCCCGGGTCCAGGCCGATGGTGCCGAAGACGATATCCTTGTGGGTGCTGGAGCCCACGTTGAGCTCGTAGGGGTCGGTGAGCTCGGGGTTGTCGGCGAAGAGCATGTAGTAGGTCAGATCGCCTTCGCCCTCGTAGGCCGGCTCCCCCCAGCGGAAGGTCACCCGGTCGCCGATGGTGATTTCCGTGCCGTCGGGGGGCGCCAGAAGGTCGAAGGGGCCGATCCGGCTGTCGTAGAGGAGCTGGTCCACGAAGCGGATGCCGAAGACGTCGGAGAGGACCGCCTGCTCGAAGGAGTACAGGGCGGCCTCGGTGCCGCCCTGGTTCTCCAGGCCGATGGTGGCGCTGGCGCCGGAGTCCCGCCAGGAATCGCCGATGACGTCGAAGTACTGCACCTCGATCCGGTTGTTCGTGCCCGGGTACTCCTGCTCGTAAATCTGAATCTGAAACTTGATGGGGTCCGACGGGGCGGAATCCGCGAAATACTGGGGCTGGTAGGTGATGGCCAGGGCCTGAACCCCATCGTGCGAGTCTAAGTCCAGCCAGATGTTGCCGCCCGAGCTGCCGTCCAGGTCGTCCCACCAGCCGGCGATGATGGCGTTGGGTGCTGCGGAATCGGGCAGCTCCTGGTTGATCGGCTCATCCATCCCCGCCTCGGTGAAGCCCACCATGCCGTTGGAGCCCACGTAGAGGGGCGAGCCGGCGGGGTAGTCCACGCCGCAGAAGCGGACGTCGAAGGGGATGGTCGTGGTCCAGTAGGCGTCGTTGTCGGCCCAGCCCTGGGAACCCCACTGGTGGAACCACCAGTAGCGGAAGATGGGGTCCGAGGGCTCGGTGGTGTCGAAGAAGTAATAGCCGGCGCCCGAGCCGGCCACGTTGTCCTCGAAGCCCGGCGTGATGACGAAGGCCTCAGGCGGCTCCTCGGCGGGCGCATGCAGGGCGTTCGCGGCGAAAACCGCCGCCACGGCGAACAACAAGAGGAGGATGCACTTTTTCATGTCCTCTCCTTCACGTTTTTTACCAATGTGATAGCGCTAAGCGAAGCAAATAATATACTCAAATATCGTCCCCGTCAAGAACGCGGTCTTTTTTTGCATTTTTTTAAAAAGCCGGACGGGAAATCGGTAGCCCGCGGCGGGGAAAGGACTCCCCGCCCTACGAACATTAATGGCGAATCCAATCCGTAGGGGCGACCCGTAGGACGAGTCCTCTGCGGTCGCCCGCGGGCGGGGACGGAGCCCCGCCCCTACGCCACCGCAAATCGTTGTGAGGCGTGCAGCGGTCCCCTTCCCCCTTTGGGGGGAGGGCTAGGGAGGGGGGTGCAGCGTCCCCATCTCCCTTTTAGGGAGCGGCGCGCCGACGGGCCGGGGTGAGGGTAAAAGCAGCGAAAATCAATGACCCCCAATTCGTCCTAAATAAACGGCGGGGAAAGGATTTGCTTCGCATAGCTCGCTTCGCTCATTTCCCCGCCCTAAATTTACAATCGCACAATAACCTCGTAGGGGCCGACCTTCAGGTCGGCCCGAGGCCGACCGCAGAGGGTCGCCCCTACATCATCGCAGATTACTGGGCACTGGCCGGGGAGGGGGGTGCAGCGGCGGGGCGGTACGGCTCCTCGGAGCGGCGGTTCCCCCTTCGACCGGCCCTTTCCGTTTGTGCTAAGATACGCGGGATACGATTACGCACCCACGGAGCGACGATGCCCGAAAAGGCCATTCTAAAAAAGTGCAGCCTGTTCACCCGGGCCAACGAGGCCCGCGCGTCGGGGGTTTATCCCTACTTCCGCCCCCTCTCCTCCGTCGGTCCCGAGTCGGTGATGAACGGCAAGAAAGTGCTGATGCTGGGCTCCAACTCCTACCTGGGGCTCAACCAACACCCGCGGGTGATAGAGGCGGCCAAGCGGGCCATGGACAAATACGGCACATCCTGCGCCGGTTCCCGGTTTTTGAACGGCACCCTGGACATCCACCTCGAGCTTGAGGACGAGCTGGCCAAGCTGGTGAAAAAGCCGCGGGCCCTCGTCTTCTCCACCGGCTTTCTGACCAACCTGGGCGTCATATCCTCCCTGGTCGGACGGGGCGAGTTCGTGGTCATAGACAGCCTGGACCACGCCTCCATCGTGGAGGGCTCCCGCCTGGCTTTTGGCAAGATACTCAAGTTCCGCCACATGGACATGAAGCACCTCGAGGAGCGGCTGTTCTGGATTCCGCCGGTGAAGGGCAAGCTGGTGGTGGTGGACGGCATCTTCAGCATGGAGGGGCACATCGCCCCGCTGCCCCAGATAGTGGAGCTGGCGGAGAAGTACGGCGCGGCGGTGATGGTGGACGAGGCGCACGCCATCGGCGTGATGGGCCCCCGCGGCGAGGGCTGCACCGTCCACTTCGGCCTAGCCGACCGGGTGGATCTGATCATGGGCACCTTCTCCAAGACGCTGGGCTCCATCGGCGGGTTCGTGGCCGGGGATGAAAATGTGCTCGACTACATCCAGCACGTGAGCCGCGCGCTCATCTTCTCGGCGAGCATACCGGCCTCGGCGGCGGCGGCGGCCCTCGAGGCCCTGCGCATCATGCTCGAGCAACCCGAGCTTATAGACAAGCTCTGGCACAACACCCGGCGGATGAAGGGCGCCCTCGACGCCTTCGGATTCGACACCTACGGCTCCGAGACACCGGTCATCCCCGTGGTGGTCGGCGATGACCTGACCGCCTTCAAGATGACCAGGCTCCTCCAGGATGACGGCGTCTTCGTCAACCCGGTGATCAGCCCGGCGGTGCCGCCCGGGGGCGCCCTGATACGGATCAGCCTCACCGCGGCCCACTCCGACGAGCAGATAGACCGGGCCATCGCCGCCGTCGGCAAGGCGGGGAAGGCGCTGGGCGTAATCTGACCGGAGCGGGTCGGCGGGACGCCGATGGGGCTCCACGCGAATGTAGCGTCGTGGGCGGGTCGAGGGGACGGTTCGTTGCGGGGGCGGCGCGCAATCCGAGGCATGACCGGATGCGGGTGGTTCGACCCGCTATTCATCCCGGGCCGTGGACGACGTTCCCGATCCGGATTGGAGCCCGGGTGGCGAAAAAGCTACCCGCGCGAGAGGCCGGGGTGTGGCGGTACTTTGAACGACCTTTAGAACGAGCCGCCCGCGCGAGAGGCCGGGAAGCTGTCAAATTCGGCCCCGGGGCAGCTTTGGCAGACTTCAGCAGTAAGTTGAGGCAGGTTTTCTCTCCCCCGTTCGGCAGCTTTTTCGATACGCCGGGCCTGTTCGCTCCGCCGGACCGGCAGGCTGATTCCATTCCCGCCGGCGGGTCGCCGGACGTTCTTCAACCGAAGCCGGGACTCCGGTGGAGAGTTCCCGGGATTTGTACTATAATCCGGTCGAGATTGCCGTTTCGTCCGAAACGTTATTTCCGACCGGATTTATGTGGATAGGTCTGAAAACCCATGCCCGACAAGGAAAAAAAGCCCAAGAGGAAGCTGGTCGGCGGTCAGGCCGTCGTGGGCGGCGTGATGATGCGCGGCCGCAAGAAGTGCTTCATGGCCCTCAAGAGCCCCTACGACGAGCGCCTGGAGCTCACCGAGCTCCCCCTCCCCAGCTTCTTCCGCTGGAAAATCTTCAAGTGGCCCCTCTTCCGCGGGACCTCCATGCTCCTGGACTCCGCCGTCCTGGGCACCAAGGCGCTCACCGCCTCGGCCGACTTCGCCGAGAAGGAGGAGCAGAAGAAGAAGGCCGCCGAGGAAGGGCGGTCCATCGAGGGCATAGACGAGAAGCCGGGGCTCATCTCGGGCAAGCGCGCGGCGTTCCTGCTCCTGCCCAGCCTGGTAATCGGCGTGGCGCTCTTCATCCTGGGGCCCCTGTGGGCCGCCCGGGGCATCCTCGCCCTCTGGCCGGCCGTCGGACCCGAGGGCGGCATCTGGTTCAACCTCATCGAGGGCGGCCTGCGAGTCCTCGTGTTCCTCATCTATCTGGTCGGAATCCGCGCCATGAAAGACGTCCGGGACCTCTTCCGCTACCACGGCGCCGAGCACAAGACCATCGCGGCCTTCGAGGCCGGCGAGGAGCTCACCATCGCCAACGTCTCCACCAAGAGCCGCCTGCACCCCCGCTGCGGCACCGGCTTCCTCGTCTTCATGCTCATCGCCCTTGTGCTGGTCCACTCCGCCGTCTTCGCCATCCCGGCGCTCCAGGGCATCTACTTCATCTACGCGGCGCTCATCCGCATCGCCCTCATCCCGCTCGTGGCCGGGGTGGCCTACGAGTGGATCCGTCTGGCCGGCCGGCACCCCGAGTCGAAAATCATGCGCATCTTCGTCGCCCCGGGGCTGGCCACGCAGTTGCTCACCACCGTCGAGCCCGGGGAGCGCCACCTGGAGTGCGCCATCGCCGCCTTCAAGGCCGTGGTGGAGTCCGAGGGCGCCTTCGAGGACCCGGACGAAAAGCGGCCCATCGCGGCCTGAAACGGTGTGAGTTTTTTCCGTCCTCGTAGGGGCGACCGTCCACGGTCGCCCGCGGGCCGACCTAAACGGCGCGCCGTCGGTCGGCCCCTACATCATCGCAAACGGGGTGAGGGCAAGCGGAGGGGATTAAAATCCCCGCCGTACATTTTGGCAAACAGTGGTGGATAACCAAACGGGCGGGTGTGGACACCCGCCCCTACGTCATCGCAATAGGCGCGATGTAGGGCGGCCCCGTGGGATGCATCCCCTGCGGGCCGCCGCGGAGGGGATTTGCCGGGGGCATAGCTCGCTTCGCTCGGTTAAAATCCCCGCCTTACATTTCGGCGCACGGCGGCCGCTGACCTCGCGAACGGGTCCGGACACCCGCCTCAATACAAATTCACAACCGTCCGCC
It contains:
- a CDS encoding Ig-like domain-containing protein, whose amino-acid sequence is MKKCILLLLFAVAAVFAANALHAPAEEPPEAFVITPGFEDNVAGSGAGYYFFDTTEPSDPIFRYWWFHQWGSQGWADNDAYWTTTIPFDVRFCGVDYPAGSPLYVGSNGMVGFTEAGMDEPINQELPDSAAPNAIIAGWWDDLDGSSGGNIWLDLDSHDGVQALAITYQPQYFADSAPSDPIKFQIQIYEQEYPGTNNRIEVQYFDVIGDSWRDSGASATIGLENQGGTEAALYSFEQAVLSDVFGIRFVDQLLYDSRIGPFDLLAPPDGTEITIGDRVTFRWGEPAYEGEGDLTYYMLFADNPELTDPYELNVGSSTHKDIVFGTIGLDPGIWYWSVRCEESLLGNTRMADSVRSFTLIEELDSTPPQVSGQSPPHGQTEVPSDVNISFHATDDMSGVDTSTIVFTCHDSSPSAGGAVLRAGGSNTLISGTLTINDADPLDVICTFDPDQLLPPDTITCTVSAGLADTAGNATDRNIIWSFKVHGAGVENTTWGALKAQF
- a CDS encoding aminotransferase class I/II-fold pyridoxal phosphate-dependent enzyme produces the protein MPEKAILKKCSLFTRANEARASGVYPYFRPLSSVGPESVMNGKKVLMLGSNSYLGLNQHPRVIEAAKRAMDKYGTSCAGSRFLNGTLDIHLELEDELAKLVKKPRALVFSTGFLTNLGVISSLVGRGEFVVIDSLDHASIVEGSRLAFGKILKFRHMDMKHLEERLFWIPPVKGKLVVVDGIFSMEGHIAPLPQIVELAEKYGAAVMVDEAHAIGVMGPRGEGCTVHFGLADRVDLIMGTFSKTLGSIGGFVAGDENVLDYIQHVSRALIFSASIPASAAAAALEALRIMLEQPELIDKLWHNTRRMKGALDAFGFDTYGSETPVIPVVVGDDLTAFKMTRLLQDDGVFVNPVISPAVPPGGALIRISLTAAHSDEQIDRAIAAVGKAGKALGVI
- a CDS encoding DUF1385 domain-containing protein; the protein is MPDKEKKPKRKLVGGQAVVGGVMMRGRKKCFMALKSPYDERLELTELPLPSFFRWKIFKWPLFRGTSMLLDSAVLGTKALTASADFAEKEEQKKKAAEEGRSIEGIDEKPGLISGKRAAFLLLPSLVIGVALFILGPLWAARGILALWPAVGPEGGIWFNLIEGGLRVLVFLIYLVGIRAMKDVRDLFRYHGAEHKTIAAFEAGEELTIANVSTKSRLHPRCGTGFLVFMLIALVLVHSAVFAIPALQGIYFIYAALIRIALIPLVAGVAYEWIRLAGRHPESKIMRIFVAPGLATQLLTTVEPGERHLECAIAAFKAVVESEGAFEDPDEKRPIAA